The DNA sequence aaagaaaatcatcTAGTGTAAACATACCTTTTAAAAGTGGCTCTGTTGATTTGTGTTATCGACAAGATGAGCAGCCTTGCCAAAAAAGGTATGAACACTAGTGGCAATCACCACAGCTTCAATCTCTCCTTGTTTTCATGTAGACCCCAAATACACAATGTCACCAGGGCCTTTGATCACAGGAAGTGACTCACCGACAAGTGTAGACTGCAAAGACCAAATGCAAAAAATGAGACTAAAATCTAAATAGctccattcaatcatataaTCTTGCGAAAATGTGATTGTTAAatcatttgatcaatttcagtgGATCACCATCGAGGAGACAAGCATGTGCTGGAATAATATCCCCAAACTTAATGTTGATTATATGATTTATATCAGCAGGAACAAGAACGGAAGCATCCTCCTCAATCCACCTCCCAATCTGATACACGCACAAATTCAGAGAACTCAAGCCACCCAAGAACTGGGATATATTATTAACAATTTCATTAGCTTTAATAATTTCAATTTGGGTTTTATCAATTAGGAGATGAATTGGGTTTTAGAATACCTCTTTCGGTGGAGTGACCGGAGTGAATAACCCAACAATTTCGAACTGATACAAGACATATAATCATGAATCTTAAAAAGTTACAAActgcaattgaagaagaaatcaacaTTAAATGGAAATCAAGTTATCACACCCATTTCTAACTACCCAATCAGTATCATTAGTTCATTaccttaattaaaatcaacatcaagatcAAAACTCAAATGGAAATCGACATCAACATCAAGACCAGATCAGTTAATGAGTAACATTATCtttgttaaaaacttaaaattaccatcaagatcaaaatatcaaatggaAATCGTGAAATCAAACCCATTTCAACTTTACCCATTCAAAATCTAATTTCCCAACAAGATCAAATGGAAATCAAAGTATCGAACCCAAGTTTAcagattagaaatttagaattcaGAAACTCAGATGAGAAGCAGAGGAGGAGCGGAGCTCGGAGAGGGAGTAAGAGATAGTGAGATACCTAGAGCCTGGAGGAGGAGCTCGGAGACTGCAGAGGCGGACTGGCGGAGACGGATTGCTGGTTGTAGCCTTGCAGGTTGCTGTGTTTGGTGTTCCATATTCCTCGTTCAGGTCGGGACTCGGGAGTGCTCCAATTCTCCAACTGAGTTCAGCGGTGGGGCTTGAGTCCTACCCAGTCCCGGCTGAATCCGCCCCTGCTCTGTGATTTAGTTCTTGGGAAGTGAAAGACTTGTGGTGATGGACAGGTCCCCATccccaaatagaagaaaaacctaatcgaaactaagaagaagagggagagacTAAGAAGAATAGAGAGAGCGAGAAGACAAAGGAGGGGGTGAGAATTAAGATCTGAGAGAgctgagtgagaaggagagaggctggTTTTTGAGGTTTTCAATTTCGCGAGTTCTAGGTACAGCTGAGAGAGCTGATCGATCGAGTGAGAATTCGAAGGACAGAAAATGACTTGTATCAAAACGCACAAGTCAATATAACctagaaaattttaaaacaagctcTACACTCGGacgacatttaaatgttgtctgaatgtcacaacattttctaGTCAACTAGAGCTTggttatttgagagggaaaagtatttgatcaaattttggatatccctccaaatttgggataggaaatcatcatctattacaacaacaaatatgtgttgtctgaaggctggCCATTTTTTCAAATTGAACGGGTATGGTTTTAgcctatattcagacaacataaaaaaaaattatgtcgtttgaaaaactcagacgacacaaaacgaaacttatgtcgtctgaagtgtgtcgtctgaaggcctttttggcatagtgtttaCTTATTTGGAATGATAATGAAAATGGAGGAAATGATTTTTGAGTAAAAATATTTTtccgtttactaacacataaaggaatccgAATGGCTGTGGATCTCACTTCCTTGTCAGGAATTTGATAACGAAAGGGGGAAATGAGTTTAAGAATCAAAGCTTCCATAATCAAGTTTTTCTACCCAAAATACCCTCACGTAATTTCTGTAACTCCAAATTACCCAATCCTATATtgttgtctttttctttttgttggggTATTTTAGTAATCAAAGTACGTAGTTTAATTCAATTCATAAATATAAGTAAACAACATTAACCGTAATCAGCTCCTTTCTTATTATGATTCCACATGGTAGGTAAACAGCATAATAGAAATGAAATATGCTGTTTACTTACCATGAGTAATATTAATATAATGGTCCTTTCTGACCTGAGTAATATTAATATATCGACAagatattcttaaaaaaaaaaaatagaaatgaaaTATTCCCACACCGTTTCCTTTCTTATCATTCGATCTAGTTATCTCCGAAATTTTATACAAAATGTTTTGCATAAAATCTgtaaaaatcaaacaaaagaacaataaaatcctcaaaccaatcataaaactacCAAAACTAACTTCAATAGAAAGTTCATTATTGTGTAAGTAATACTCCTAatacttttttctttcaaacaccATGAAATATTACTCCTGCCAACAATATGTCCTTCTCTACTGAATGATCAAACAATCAATACACAAAACTCAGTCAGAAAAGAAGCAAAACAGAAACCGGTTAGAGAGTGTAACTTGAAGACCGGATCCCTATgtaaatccaattccaataagTTAATCATTTAACTTAGTGCTATAGGAATTCAATCAACAAAATTGTTTATATAACATACGAAAACTTAGTGGGTTCCTAGTTTGCAATTCCATATAATCATCATTAAATCCACATATCTACCCATTCTCTCTTCATGACAAAACAgagcccaaaaaaaaagaaaaaaaaagaatgatttcGCTGCAAAGAAAGCAGAAAGAAAACACACCCGAATGTAGACACATTCATCACCAAGTAAAAAAGGCTGATTAATGTTTACGATAAAGAGAGAATGGGCATCATGTGGAGATCGTCAGACATGCAGAAATCAAACCCATAGAGCAATCTAACCAAAACCCTGTTTCATAAACCATCTTTCAAGCATAAGAAGAGTTCCTCAACAGCATATCATCTCACACCAGCAGACCACCTCATATCAATTTTCTACTCTACTCTCGGGCTATGGCTTTAAAATTGAACTAAAATGTTCAAAGGTTACAACTTCAAAAAAATTCATCCTCTACAGACTACAgatctcaggaaaaaaaaaaaaccttttcaaaaagtttctaaaaatttaAAGTTGAGCATGATTTCAAAAATTGCTTAACATGTATTCTCTTCCATTTACCTTGATTTACAGATTCaaccttctccttctcttcagACCTTGGAGACCAATTTCTTACAACAGTAGCATATGAAACCTGCATACAAAACCAATCACAGTTTAACATTAAATAGGAACAATTTACAATTACAATGGACAAAATTGAGAGAGGAGAATTAAGGAACCTTGAACGTAGAAGCAATCTATGTCTCCAAGCATGAACAATAACTTTGGAATTGGATGTTTGAAGCCACACCTCAGCAGCTCTCCTGCCTTTCTCAACACACCTCCACCTCAAGGTTAAGCCAATAACCCAGAAACCCCTAAcatcaccaaaaccccaaatcaaaatTCTTTCAAAAAGAACCACAGATTCTTTCATTCTCCGTGTTTCTTGATTATTACTATTATCggaaaacacaaaaacacacacACGGAGAACATGCAGAACATATTCTCTGGAATTCTGTCAGGGACCTATTCTAATTGATTTCTTATTGATGCTAATGGTTGTGAGTTTCTGATTTTGCTAAGAATATTGTTTATGCATCAGTTGTCGTTTTTCTTTTACGATATGTATGAGTGTTAGCCAGCTGTGATGGCAGCTGTAGGAATCTTGAGACCGTTTGGCATAGGATCACTGATGTTTGACGCGTGTCAATCTTCACATGTTTTGCACCTGGGCATTGCATTCCAGGTTATAAGCGTTGTAATGGTTGGAGAcaaacattgatcaattttgaATAGAATTTCCTTTTCGTtttctctttcattttgagtctctattatctggtatcagagccatagCGCTCATGGGACCAAAGCCGAAGGGCGGTGGTGGTTCGTCGGTGACCCGCGAATTGACGGCGGCGGAATTGGATTACATTGCTCAGCTGTCGCTCGGTGACTCTCAGATTCAGGCTGTGCGTGCCTCTGTTGAAGAGATTCGTGTTGCTCAAGAGTCACTGCGTGCTCAAACTGCTGCAATTCAAGCCCAAAACGCTGCGGTTCAAGCGCAAAATGCTGATGTACAGGCTCAATTACTAGAGGAACTTCGACAACTCCGGGCTGCCTCTCTCCGACGAGAACCCGACCCCATTTCACCCAACAACCTCCGTTTTGGTTCACTTCCGGCATCAGAGTCCAGTACCCAAGCGTTGAACATCTCAGCACATCTTCCAATCACCGGAGTAGGGTGTTTAAGTACCATGTCTGAGGCTGGCCCAACTGGGTATTCACCATCACTTGAGGTAGTTAACGCTTCGAGCTCGTCGTCGATACCGTTTTCAAGGGCTTCATCGTCATCAAGTGTGGCTACAACTGAGGGTAATACTCGAAATTCTCCACACTCTAATTTCAATTTGACAAATAAAGATGTGACTTTGGGCTTAGATTCTgctaagacttcatctttggccACGGAGAATACCATGGTTTATTCTACTAATATGGGTGTTTACTCTGGAGGTTTATGCTTTTCTGATTCTCAGAATAGTGGAAGTATGGCTAGTATGATTTTGAGAAATGGAGAACAAGCTCATTACTTCCAGCATACTAGAATTGATAATGGTCATGCTGCTCGTTTTAATGAGTCTATGGCCAGATCTTATCAATATTACAACCCAGGAGGGAATTTTAGTACTGTGCACCATATTCCAGGGCAAGACCATTTTCACATGATTTATCCTAGCCAAACTTCTGGGTATTACCCTAACCTTCACCAACAACCACCCATTTCACTTCCATTTGCAGTCCCAAACTATCTACATAATAAATATGGGAGTACAAGTGGAACTGCACCCCCAAATTTTGCTACTACAGTCACACAAGTTCCTCAATTTTCTCTTACTCCAGCCTCACAAATACCACCGACTTCTGGCCCGTCTAATCATATCCCTGGAAATCAATTTGGAGGGGGAAACGACTTGAACCCTGTGAACTTTTTGGGAGGTCAACAAATGGGGTACCATGACCCAAATCTGCCTACAATGAGGCAAATGCGTTTGGAATTCGCAATTTTTGATGGTGGTGACCCTATTGAGTGGCTAAATAAAGCTGATCAGTACTTCGATTTATACCAAATCCCAGAAGACAAAAAGGTTGTCATAGCTTCTATGCATCTAGCTGGGAGAGCAGCTGACACTTGGTACATGTTCAGACACGAATTTCCTTATTCATGGCAGGGGTTGGCAGATTTATTGATGAGAGAATTTGGCGGGTATAACAGAATGGGTTACCAGGCTGCATTGGCCAAAATGAACCAGGTTGGGAGTGTGGATGAGTATAAGAATCAGTTCACAAGGTTATCGCGAAGAGCCTCAGGATTTTCACAGGAGGTACTACTGTCTTGTTTTATTGGTGGATTAAAGGAAAATATTAGGTTTGATGTCCAGGCTCATCGACCAAGAACTCTTTATGAAGCATGCGAAATGGCCAAAGTGTTTGAAGCTAAGTGTGAAAGCCTCAAAGTTGCCGCAACAGTACAGTTTCAGTCTAGAAATGTGGGAGTTGGTACTTCTAACTTTCATAGAAATAGCCCTTCTGTTGCAGCAAATAGGAGCTCAAGCTTGTCATTGCAAACACctgcaagaattggcaataaCAGCAACAGCACCAATAGCAACATTGCGAGAATTGGCAATAACAGCAACAGCACCAATAGCAACATTGCGAGAATTGGCAATAACAGCAACAGCACCAATAGCAACATCAATTCTACCAACCGGAAGTTGTCTCAGGCTGAGTATCAAGAAAGGAGGGCAAGGAACCAATGTTTTTTTTGTGATGAAATCTACAGACCAGGTCACACTTGTAGGAGAGGTCAAGCACTACTTATTGAAGCTGCTCCAACGCAAGAGGAAATAGTGCTACCCGCAAATCTCCTAGCTGAGAACGTGGATGAAGTTCCACCTATTGAAGATACTGAAGAGCCTCTAATCGAGCTGAATGTGATTTCAGAGGGGAGCAGAACTGAGACCATGCAGATGAAGGGATGTTTTTATGGCAAAAGGGTTCATGTTCTTGTAGACTCCGGGGCAACACATAATTTCTTGCACCCTTCGTTACTGTCAAGTGCTAAAGTAGTGGTTATCGATAAGAACTCTCTCGTAGTAAGGGTGGCTAGTGGAGCTTTGTTAAAAACTCAAGGGTTGGTTAATGCAACCATTAAGCTACAGGAATATCAATTTTCTGGAGAGTTTCATATTCTTCCTGTACCAGGATGTGAGATACTTTTGGGGGCAGCTTGGTTGAGGACTTTAGGGGATATTATATGGAATTTTGAGAGCATGAGAATGAGGTTCACTGTTAATAATCAAGAGTTTCAGCTTCAGGGAGAAACGACACCGACAACAACTGTTGTCAGTTGCAAGGTTATGACTAGAAtgttgaagaaggaaaaggaaGCTGTCCTAGTTCAAGTCCAGCCGGTGAAAcagaagagaaaaattgaagaagTTGACCCAAGAATTCAAACTTTGCTACATCAATATTCCGACTTGTTTCAAGTACCTACGCAATTACCTCCTTCCAGAGCACACGATCACCGAATTGAGTTGTTTCCGAACACTCCACCGGTAAACGTAAGACCATATAGATATCCTTACTTTCAGAAGGAGGAAATAGAGAAAATCATACAAGAGTTGTTGGAAGTTGGTATAATCAGACCAAGTGTGAGCCCGTACTCATCACCAGTTTTGCTTGTGAAAAAGAAGGATGGTTCTTGGAGACTGTGCGTAGATTACAGGTCGCTAAATGCAGTAACGGTAAAGGACAAGTACCCTATCCCTGTAGTTGATGAGCTCCTTGATGAAGCACATGGCTCCGCAGTTTACACGAAACTCGATCTGAGGTCCGGATATCATCAGATCAGAATGCGTCCTGCTGATATAAATAAGACTGCATTTCGTACTCATAGTGGTCATTACGAGTTCATAGTCATGCCCTTCGGATTAACCAACGCACCCTCAACATTCCAATCATTGATGAATGACATACTGAGAGAATTTTTGAGGAGTTTCGTTATGGTTTTCTTCGATGACATTCTGATCTACAGTCCTGACTTAGAATCACACTTGATACATTTGGAGAAGGTACTCCTCAAGCTTCAGGAACATTCTTTGAAGGTTAAGGAGAATAAATGCATCTTTGGCACCAAACAAGTAGAGTATCTTGGTCACGTTATCAGCGCCGCTGGGGTTGCAGTAGACCCTGAAAAAATTGAGTGTATCAAACAATGGCCTTTACCTAAGACCTTGAAGGGACTTAGAGGGTTTTTGGGGTTAGCAGGATATTACAGAAAGTACGTAAGGAATTTTGGACTGATTGCAAAAGCATTGACCAACATGCTGAAAAAGGATAGTTTTCATTGGACCTCGGAGGCAATTAAGGCGTTTGAGGAGTTGAAGACAGCTATGACTACCACACCTGTCTTGGCTTTACCAGACTTTACCAAGGAGTTCACACTAGAGTGCGATGCGTCTGGAATAGGCATTGGTGCTGTATTATCCCAAGAAGGGCATCCAATTGCTTTTATGAGCAAAGCTTTAGCCCAAAGGCATCTGGTTTTATCGGTATATGATAAAGAGATGCTAGCCGTGGTTTCAGCCGTCGAACACTGGAGGCCATACTTACTGGgacataaattcaaaattgtCACTGATCATAAGACAATTGAACACTTCTTGCAGCAGCGAATCACCACACCTGCTCAACAAAAATGGTTGATGAAACTCATAGGCTATGACTACAGCATTCAGTACAGATCCGGGAAACACAACACGGTGCCTGATGTGTTGTCAAGACAGGCCGAACTTCATGTGATAACTGGAACTTCAAGACCTACTTTCCAGTTTGTATTGGACATTCAAAGTGCTTGCCAGCATGACGATGaagcaatcaaaatcaaagagCAGCTACAGCAAGGTAAATGTTCTAACCATAAATTCTCTTTGATTAATTCTCAGTTGCATTATAGAAATAGAATATTTGTGCCTAAAGCTAATGAGTGGAGGAGAAAGATAATTCATGAATATCATGATGGATTGGAAGGAGGCCATTCTGGTTATCTTCGAACCTATAATAGAGTATCCAGAACTTTTGCTTGGCCTGGTTCTAAGAAAGATGTAAAGAAGTTTGTGTCAGAATGTGACATATGTCAACGAAACCATAGCGAGACCATTCTACCTCCTGGCCTCCTCCAACCAAACCAAATTCCTGAGAATGCTTGGATAGATATATCTATGGACTTTGTAGAGGGCTTACCTTTATCCAGTGGAAAATCAATAATCCTTGTGGTGGTGGATCGGTTTACTAAATATGGCCACTTTCTACCATTGTCTCATCCATATTCTGCTAAGTCAGTAGCTGAGGAGTTTATTCGAGGGATTTTCAGGTTACATGGTCTACCCAAAACCATCATTACTGATAGGGATTCATTATTCCTCAGTAATTTTTGGAAGGCCTTCTTCGAGACTCAAGGTACTCAATTATGCAAGAGTACGGCTTACCATCCCCAGACTGATGGCCAAACAGAGAGCTTGAACCGAGTTCTTGAGCATTACTTGCGTTGTGTTACAGGAGATAAACCCTCAAAGTGGTTAGCAGCTATTCCCTGGGCAGAGTGGTGGTACAACACCACTTACCACTCTGCAATTAGGATGACGCCTTTCCAAGCATTATATGGTTATCCTCCTCCCAAAGTGCAGCTCTATCTCCCTGGTTCTACTGCAGTTCATGAGGTAGATCAACAACTCAAGGATAGGGATTCCTTGCTAGCCATGCTCAAGCAGAACTTAAAGAAGGCTCAGGAGAGAATGAAGCACTTCTACGACAAAAAACACACTGAGAGGAGCTTCATTGTTGGAGATTGGGTTTA is a window from the Rosa chinensis cultivar Old Blush chromosome 2, RchiOBHm-V2, whole genome shotgun sequence genome containing:
- the LOC112184282 gene encoding uncharacterized protein LOC112184282; this translates as MGPKPKGGGGSSVTRELTAAELDYIAQLSLGDSQIQAVRASVEEIRVAQESLRAQTAAIQAQNAAVQAQNADVQAQLLEELRQLRAASLRREPDPISPNNLRFGSLPASESSTQALNISAHLPITGVGCLSTMSEAGPTGYSPSLEVVNASSSSSIPFSRASSSSSVATTEGNTRNSPHSNFNLTNKDVTLGLDSAKTSSLATENTMVYSTNMGVYSGGLCFSDSQNSGSMASMILRNGEQAHYFQHTRIDNGHAARFNESMARSYQYYNPGGNFSTVHHIPGQDHFHMIYPSQTSGYYPNLHQQPPISLPFAVPNYLHNKYGSTSGTAPPNFATTVTQVPQFSLTPASQIPPTSGPSNHIPGNQFGGGNDLNPVNFLGGQQMGYHDPNLPTMRQMRLEFAIFDGGDPIEWLNKADQYFDLYQIPEDKKVVIASMHLAGRAADTWYMFRHEFPYSWQGLADLLMREFGGYNRMGYQAALAKMNQVGSVDEYKNQFTRLSRRASGFSQEVLLSCFIGGLKENIRFDVQAHRPRTLYEACEMAKVFEAKCESLKVAATVQFQSRNVGVGTSNFHRNSPSVAANRSSSLSLQTPARIGNNSNSTNSNIARIGNNSNSTNSNIARIGNNSNSTNSNINSTNRKLSQAEYQERRARNQCFFCDEIYRPGHTCRRGQALLIEAAPTQEEIVLPANLLAENVDEVPPIEDTEEPLIELNVISEGSRTETMQMKGCFYGKRVHVLVDSGATHNFLHPSLLSSAKVVVIDKNSLVVRVASGALLKTQGLVNATIKLQEYQFSGEFHILPVPGCEILLGAAWLRTLGDIIWNFESMRMRFTVNNQEFQLQGETTPTTTVVSCKVMTRMLKKEKEAVLVQVQPVKQKRKIEEVDPRIQTLLHQYSDLFQVPTQLPPSRAHDHRIELFPNTPPVNVRPYRYPYFQKEEIEKIIQELLEVGIIRPSVSPYSSPVLLVKKKDGSWRLCVDYRSLNAVTVKDKYPIPVVDELLDEAHGSAVYTKLDLRSGYHQIRMRPADINKTAFRTHSGHYEFIVMPFGLTNAPSTFQSLMNDILREFLRSFVMVFFDDILIYSPDLESHLIHLEKVLLKLQEHSLKVKENKCIFGTKQVEYLGHVISAAGVAVDPEKIECIKQWPLPKTLKGLRGFLGLAGYYRKYVRNFGLIAKALTNMLKKDSFHWTSEAIKAFEELKTAMTTTPVLALPDFTKEFTLECDASGIGIGAVLSQEGHPIAFMSKALAQRHLVLSVYDKEMLAVVSAVEHWRPYLLGHKFKIVTDHKTIEHFLQQRITTPAQQKWLMKLIGYDYSIQYRSGKHNTVPDVLSRQAELHVITGTSRPTFQFVLDIQSACQHDDEAIKIKEQLQQGKCSNHKFSLINSQLHYRNRIFVPKANEWRRKIIHEYHDGLEGGHSGYLRTYNRVSRTFAWPGSKKDVKKFVSECDICQRNHSETILPPGLLQPNQIPENAWIDISMDFVEGLPLSSGKSIILVVVDRFTKYGHFLPLSHPYSAKSVAEEFIRGIFRLHGLPKTIITDRDSLFLSNFWKAFFETQGTQLCKSTAYHPQTDGQTESLNRVLEHYLRCVTGDKPSKWLAAIPWAEWWYNTTYHSAIRMTPFQALYGYPPPKVQLYLPGSTAVHEVDQQLKDRDSLLAMLKQNLKKAQERMKHFYDKKHTERSFIVGDWVYLKLQPYRQHSVQRRLVHKLSAKYYGPFEIVQKIGSVAYKLNLPATSKIHPVFHVSLLKKKLGQHVVVKPHLPPEIDPDNPRWYPAAIVQTGMFKEKGAAVTKWLIQWLGAPMEDATWEYPADFKARYPNFNTDQQA